A single Lolium perenne isolate Kyuss_39 chromosome 6, Kyuss_2.0, whole genome shotgun sequence DNA region contains:
- the LOC127309559 gene encoding protein GLUTAMINE DUMPER 5-like — MRNAAVGMPMKYGGASSSPVVVPAYGAGGAVQPLPFWSTPTPYLFIGFGIVMSLIAVALAVLLCSRPKDGRREEDQEEVIVQAGMMSVRVLAPVDRESPKVVVVMAGDDAPSFLASATPLAFAGKVQRPYCQCHGGPKLDVSAV, encoded by the coding sequence ATGAGGAACGCGGCAGTTGGCATGCCAATGAAGTACGGCGGGGCTTCCTCGTCGCCGGTGGTTGTTCCGGCCTACGGCGCCGGCGGTGCAGTCCAGCCGCTCCCGTTCTGGTCGACGCCGACTCCGTACCTATTTATCGGCTTCGGGATTGTGATGAGCCTCATCGCGGTGGCGCTGGCCGTCCTCCTCTGCTCCCGCCCCAAGGATGGGCGCCGCGAGGAGGATCAGGAGGAGGTGATCGTCCAGGCGGGGATGATGTCCGTGCGCGTGCTGGCGCCGGTGGACAGGGAGTCGCCCAAGGTGGTGGTCGTGATGGCGGGTGACGACGCGCCATCGTTCCTCGCCAGCGCCACGCCTCTCGCCTTCGCCGGCAAGGTGCAGCGGCCGTACTGCCAGTGCCACGGCGGCCCCAAGCTGGACGTCTCCGCCGTGTAG
- the LOC127307523 gene encoding protein GLUTAMINE DUMPER 1-like, whose product MKDTSRPHVTQTMRNAAVDMPMNGAGASSSPMFVPAYSAGGGVGVQPPPFWSTPTPYLFIGFGIVMSLIAVALAVLLCSRRKEGRREDEEEVIVQAGMMSVRVLAPLDRESPKVVVVMAGDEAPSFLASATPLAFSGTAAKVQQTYCQCYAGGAKVAAAAAV is encoded by the coding sequence ATGAAAGACACAAGCAGACCTCACGTCACACAAACCATGAGGAACGCCGCAGTCGACATGCCAATGAACGGCGCCGGCGCCTCCTCGTCGCCGATGTTTGTGCCCGCCTACAGCGCCGGCGGGGGAGTCGGAGTCCAGCCACCGCCGTTCTGGTCGACGCCGACTCCGTACCTGTTCATCGGCTTCGGGATTGTGATGAGCCTCATCGCGGTGGCGCTGGCCGTGCTCCTCTGCTCCCGCCGCAAGGAGGGACGCcgcgaggatgaggaggaggtgaTCGTCCAGGCGGGGATGATGTCCGTGCGCGTGCTGGCGCCTCTGGACAGGGAATCGCCGAAGGTGGTGGTTGTGATGGCCGGCGACGAAGCGCCTTCGTTCCTCGCCAGCGCCACGCCGCTCGCCTTCTCCGGGACGGCGGCCAAGGTGCAGCAAACGTACTGCCAGTGCTACGCCGGCGGCGCCAaggtggccgccgccgccgccgtgtag